The Paenibacillus macerans genome includes a window with the following:
- a CDS encoding carbohydrate ABC transporter permease yields MSELDNPLSLPGSGPSAALTGSKTRAAGRTASIKRQKLRENTLAYAFLAPSLLLFGVFLFYPLLKSVYLSLHSTDPTGRVAAFVGMDNFAGLFSSGLFVNGMKVTALFALLTVPAGMLLALALAALTHTRLPGKRLFQFAFSLPLVLSVGSAAVIWKFLFHPTLGMLNYLLGLAGVSPVQWLVSPDWALVSIALMTVWMNLGFNYIILSSGMQGIPDELYESATIDGAGPITVFRKITLPLLSPTLFFLLVVSIISAFQSFGQINILTMGGPMNRTNVFVYTIYQEAFVNFRFGTGSAQALLLFLVIMLLTLIQFKWVERKVHYQ; encoded by the coding sequence ATGAGCGAGCTGGACAATCCGCTCAGTCTGCCGGGAAGCGGCCCGTCCGCCGCGTTAACCGGATCCAAGACCCGCGCTGCCGGCCGGACCGCTTCGATAAAAAGGCAGAAGCTCCGCGAGAATACGCTCGCCTATGCATTTTTGGCCCCGTCGCTGCTGTTGTTCGGCGTTTTTTTGTTCTATCCGCTGCTGAAGTCGGTTTACTTAAGCTTGCACAGCACCGATCCGACCGGCCGCGTCGCCGCGTTCGTCGGCATGGACAATTTCGCCGGCCTGTTCTCCTCCGGTTTGTTCGTGAACGGAATGAAGGTCACCGCGCTGTTCGCTTTGCTGACGGTGCCGGCGGGGATGCTGCTCGCCCTCGCGCTCGCGGCGCTGACGCATACGCGGCTGCCCGGCAAACGGTTGTTTCAATTTGCTTTTTCGCTGCCTTTGGTATTGTCCGTCGGCTCGGCCGCGGTCATTTGGAAGTTTCTGTTCCACCCGACGCTGGGGATGCTGAACTATTTGCTGGGGCTTGCCGGCGTCTCCCCGGTGCAGTGGCTGGTCAGCCCCGATTGGGCGCTGGTATCCATAGCGCTGATGACCGTGTGGATGAATCTTGGCTTCAATTACATCATTTTGTCCAGCGGCATGCAGGGCATCCCGGACGAACTGTACGAAAGCGCCACGATCGACGGAGCCGGACCGATTACCGTGTTTCGCAAAATAACGCTGCCGCTGCTGTCGCCAACGCTGTTTTTCCTGCTGGTCGTGTCGATCATCAGCGCGTTCCAGTCGTTTGGGCAAATCAATATTTTGACCATGGGCGGGCCGATGAACCGCACGAACGTGTTCGTCTATACCATTTACCAGGAGGCGTTCGTAAATTTCCGGTTCGGCACCGGAAGCGCCCAGGCGCTGCTGCTGTTCCTTGTCATCATGCTGCTGACCTTGATTCAGTTTAAGTGGGTGGAAAGGAAAGTGCATTATCAATGA
- the hemE gene encoding uroporphyrinogen decarboxylase — protein sequence MVYNDRLIRALRSQEVDRLPVWYMRQAGRYDPDYRKIKEKYSLLEICRQPELAAEVTLMPVRKLGVDAAILYSDIMNPVASLGVEFDIVKNIGPVIEQPIRTAADIDRLKPIEVEKDLFHILETISILDRELDVPLITFAGAPFTIASYLIEGSPSKSYIRTKAMMYGEPELWFRLMDKLGDMVIAYLRAHVRSGGKAFQLFDSWVGALAPKDFQKYVLPTVTRIFAELRDLDVPKIYFPGVSSGELLPALTGLAADCIGLDWRVSISEGRRRTGGKFAVQGNLDPYVLTAPMDVIKQQAKEIIDDGIKAPGFVFNLGHGLFPEASIDKLRELTEFVHAYSAEAIASRAVPRT from the coding sequence TTGGTTTATAACGATCGTTTGATCCGGGCCTTGAGAAGCCAGGAGGTAGATCGTCTTCCTGTTTGGTACATGCGCCAGGCGGGCAGATATGATCCCGATTACCGAAAAATCAAAGAAAAATACAGCTTGCTGGAAATTTGCCGGCAGCCCGAGCTCGCGGCGGAAGTCACCCTGATGCCGGTCCGCAAGCTTGGGGTGGACGCGGCCATTTTGTATTCCGACATCATGAATCCGGTTGCTTCGCTGGGCGTCGAATTCGACATCGTCAAAAATATCGGACCGGTCATCGAGCAGCCGATCCGTACGGCGGCGGATATCGATCGTTTGAAGCCGATCGAGGTGGAAAAGGACTTGTTCCATATTTTGGAAACGATCTCTATCCTCGACCGGGAGCTGGACGTGCCGCTCATTACGTTTGCCGGCGCGCCGTTTACGATCGCCAGCTATTTGATCGAAGGCAGCCCGTCCAAAAGCTATATCCGCACCAAAGCGATGATGTACGGCGAACCGGAGCTTTGGTTTAGGCTCATGGACAAGCTGGGCGATATGGTCATCGCCTATTTGCGGGCCCATGTACGTAGCGGAGGCAAAGCGTTTCAACTGTTCGACAGCTGGGTCGGAGCGCTGGCGCCGAAAGATTTTCAAAAATATGTGCTGCCGACGGTCACTCGTATTTTTGCCGAACTTCGGGATTTGGATGTACCGAAAATTTATTTCCCCGGGGTGAGCTCCGGGGAGCTGCTGCCGGCGCTGACCGGCCTCGCGGCGGATTGCATCGGCTTGGACTGGCGCGTGTCGATTTCGGAAGGCCGGCGCCGGACGGGCGGGAAGTTTGCCGTTCAGGGCAATCTGGACCCGTACGTGCTGACCGCGCCGATGGACGTCATCAAGCAGCAGGCCAAGGAAATTATCGACGATGGCATTAAAGCCCCCGGTTTCGTATTTAATCTCGGCCACGGCCTGTTCCCGGAAGCTTCGATCGACAAGCTGCGGGAGCTGACCGAATTTGTGCATGCCTACTCGGCCGAAGCGATCGCCAGCCGGGCGGTGCCGCGGACTTAG
- a CDS encoding carbohydrate ABC transporter permease has protein sequence MTKLTAGRAAVTLLLAVMAVLVLYPVVYSFFMAVMTPEEASMYPPRIVPHSLNVANFIEVFGIVPIAAFIGNTFLVSGAVMAGQLMTSSLAAYAFANMRFKGKGLMFGLFMATMMVPWEVTMIPNYLTVRSLNWLDSYQGLIVPFLATAFGTFMLRQFFLQLPKELFEAAKIDGCGHLRYFLFHVLPLSRPALGTLAVYSFLNMYNAYLWPLLITNSKPMRTVQIGISMLEFQETTSWNLVFAGIVLAILPSLLLLVFGLKQLVRGMAAGALKG, from the coding sequence ATGACCAAACTTACCGCAGGCCGGGCCGCCGTTACGCTGCTGCTCGCCGTTATGGCCGTGCTCGTGCTGTACCCCGTCGTCTACAGCTTTTTTATGGCGGTGATGACGCCGGAGGAAGCGAGCATGTATCCGCCGCGCATCGTGCCGCACTCGCTGAATGTGGCCAATTTCATCGAGGTGTTCGGCATTGTGCCGATCGCCGCTTTTATCGGGAACACGTTCCTTGTGTCCGGCGCCGTTATGGCCGGGCAGCTGATGACGTCCAGTCTGGCCGCCTACGCTTTTGCCAACATGCGCTTTAAAGGCAAAGGCCTGATGTTTGGCCTGTTCATGGCGACGATGATGGTCCCGTGGGAAGTGACGATGATCCCGAATTACCTGACCGTGCGCAGCCTGAATTGGCTCGACAGCTATCAGGGCTTGATCGTGCCTTTTTTGGCCACGGCGTTTGGCACGTTTATGCTGCGCCAGTTTTTCCTGCAGCTGCCGAAAGAATTGTTCGAGGCGGCAAAAATCGACGGATGCGGGCATCTCCGCTACTTCCTGTTCCATGTGCTGCCGCTGTCGCGGCCGGCGCTGGGGACACTGGCGGTGTACTCCTTTTTGAACATGTACAATGCTTATCTATGGCCGCTTCTCATTACGAACAGCAAACCGATGCGCACGGTACAGATCGGCATTTCGATGCTGGAGTTTCAGGAGACGACCTCCTGGAACCTCGTGTTCGCGGGGATCGTGCTGGCGATATTGCCTTCCCTGCTGCTGCTCGTGTTCGGGCTGAAGCAGCTGGTCCGCGGAATGGCGGCGGGAGCGCTGAAGGGCTGA
- a CDS encoding MFS transporter: MKTWKVNLIVLWFGAFLVNAGMTMITPFLSLYLARDLHVQGEHAIGLWAGTIFAANFATSFIFQPFWGKLSDKYGRKIMLLRSGFGMAIVITLMGFATQPWHLLALRLLNGTISGFNPASVSLISGTAPKERMGFAMGTIQSGNVAGTILGPLIGGLMAEYIGFRPIFYITGALMFIGTVLALVFVKENFDREEAAHTPQPSVLQGFLELNKTPQLTALFAVTFLLQFAMLSPMSLLPLYVEKLHGAAANVSFWAGFVSAVTGISNMATSPVLGRVSDKVGAHRILTYCLIGAAATLIPQAFVHTVWQLIVIRFLMGVFMGGLLPSVNALIRFYTPDGMESRAFGFNSSTLALGNMLGSLIGGFLAGFIGIEGLFIISGILLLINTIWVRIKLYEKPKFTLLRHGRG; this comes from the coding sequence TTGAAGACGTGGAAAGTCAATCTCATCGTGCTTTGGTTTGGAGCGTTTTTGGTCAATGCCGGGATGACGATGATTACGCCGTTCCTCTCGCTGTATTTGGCCAGGGATTTGCATGTGCAAGGCGAGCACGCCATCGGCCTGTGGGCGGGGACGATTTTCGCCGCCAACTTTGCGACGTCATTTATTTTTCAGCCGTTTTGGGGCAAGCTTTCCGATAAATACGGGCGCAAAATCATGCTGCTTCGCTCGGGGTTCGGCATGGCCATCGTGATTACCTTGATGGGCTTCGCGACTCAGCCATGGCATCTGCTGGCGCTGCGGCTGCTCAACGGGACGATCTCCGGGTTCAATCCCGCTTCGGTTTCGCTCATCTCCGGCACAGCGCCGAAGGAACGGATGGGCTTTGCCATGGGCACGATCCAATCCGGCAACGTCGCCGGCACGATTCTGGGGCCGCTCATCGGCGGCCTAATGGCCGAGTATATCGGCTTTCGCCCGATCTTTTACATAACCGGGGCGTTAATGTTTATCGGCACGGTCCTTGCGCTCGTGTTCGTGAAAGAAAACTTCGACCGCGAGGAAGCGGCCCATACCCCGCAGCCCTCCGTGCTGCAAGGGTTCCTTGAGCTCAACAAAACGCCGCAGTTGACGGCGTTGTTCGCCGTAACCTTTCTGCTGCAATTCGCCATGCTGAGCCCGATGTCGCTGCTGCCGCTATACGTGGAGAAGCTGCACGGGGCGGCGGCCAATGTTTCGTTCTGGGCCGGATTTGTCAGCGCGGTCACCGGCATTTCCAACATGGCCACCTCGCCGGTGCTCGGCCGGGTCAGCGACAAGGTCGGAGCCCATCGCATCCTGACGTACTGCCTGATCGGGGCGGCGGCCACGCTGATTCCGCAAGCGTTTGTCCATACCGTCTGGCAGCTTATCGTCATCCGGTTTCTGATGGGGGTCTTTATGGGCGGATTGCTGCCGAGCGTCAACGCGTTGATCCGCTTTTACACCCCCGACGGGATGGAAAGCCGGGCGTTCGGCTTCAACAGCAGCACGCTCGCCCTCGGCAACATGCTGGGTTCGCTGATCGGCGGCTTCCTTGCCGGCTTTATCGGTATCGAGGGCCTGTTCATCATCTCCGGCATCCTGCTCCTGATCAACACGATATGGGTACGAATCAAGCTGTACGAAAAGCCGAAATTCACACTGCTGCGCCATGGGCGCGGGTGA
- a CDS encoding class I SAM-dependent methyltransferase yields the protein MDILNPAFDYDKYGHEYSGYRRTDPRIAEYVHRALGDAKTVLNVGAGAGSYEPADRYVVAVEPSRVMREQRLARGKAPAVIGRADSLPFDDQAFDASMAMITVHHWPDIRRGLTELRRVTRDTAVVMTFDPAALEGIWLAHYFPELIEIERIRMPALDVIAEALGGDCEIVPVPIPFDCIDGFQEAFYGRPEAFLVKEVRAAQSAWEFLPEGAEEKLVQRLADDLRSGEWERRFAAYRQTPFHTCALSLVVADVRGRV from the coding sequence ATGGATATTTTGAATCCGGCGTTTGATTATGACAAGTATGGTCACGAGTACTCCGGGTACCGGCGGACGGACCCGCGGATTGCGGAGTATGTGCACCGGGCCCTGGGGGACGCCAAAACCGTCCTGAACGTAGGAGCCGGGGCGGGCTCATACGAGCCGGCGGATCGGTATGTCGTTGCCGTGGAGCCTTCCCGCGTCATGCGCGAGCAGCGGCTGGCCCGGGGGAAAGCTCCGGCGGTGATCGGCCGGGCGGATTCGCTGCCGTTTGACGATCAAGCCTTCGATGCCTCCATGGCGATGATCACCGTCCACCACTGGCCCGATATCCGCCGGGGCCTCACGGAGCTGCGGCGGGTGACGCGGGACACGGCGGTTGTGATGACCTTTGATCCCGCCGCGCTGGAGGGGATTTGGCTGGCGCATTATTTTCCCGAACTGATCGAAATCGAACGAATCCGGATGCCCGCGCTGGACGTCATTGCCGAGGCTTTGGGGGGAGACTGCGAAATCGTGCCGGTCCCGATCCCGTTTGACTGTATTGACGGTTTTCAGGAAGCTTTTTACGGGCGCCCTGAAGCTTTTTTGGTGAAAGAGGTGCGGGCGGCCCAGTCGGCCTGGGAATTCCTGCCGGAAGGGGCGGAAGAGAAGCTGGTCCAACGGCTGGCCGACGACCTTCGCTCCGGCGAATGGGAGCGGCGGTTCGCGGCTTACCGGCAGACGCCTTTTCATACCTGCGCGTTAAGCTTGGTCGTGGCGGATGTGCGCGGCCGGGTGTAG
- a CDS encoding ABC transporter substrate-binding protein, whose amino-acid sequence MKRFRHKNSMLLLIAALFVVLAGCGGNSHGAANGAAGQTGGGTNARSEDTASASGNAKKPVHITWWHSMSGAGEKAINELVSDFNASQSDIEVEAVFQGKYDESLNKLKASLGSNSGPDLIQVYEIGSKFMIDSKAITPVQQFIDADGYDLSQLEPNIIRYYTIGGKLNAMPFNTSNPILYYNKDAFKAAGLDPENPPKTFEEYEAAAKALSKDGKPGAAIAIYGWFMEQLFANQNAEYVNNGNGREGAATESLLASEAGVQTLEWWKKMVDEKVVANLGRNTEDTNAAFAAGQVAMTLDSTASLRNIVEMVGDKFEVGTGFLPRPASAKEGGVIVGGASLYIMNNKPEEQQKAAWEFIKYVASPEAQAKWSVNTGYFPITKAAYDQQVLKDNMAKYPQFQTAVDQLHASAASTATSGAVMGVFPEARQIVEGAIEEALNGQKAPQQALEDAAKQITDKIGQYNATVK is encoded by the coding sequence ATGAAAAGGTTTCGCCACAAAAACAGCATGCTGCTGCTGATCGCCGCCTTATTCGTCGTCCTGGCCGGCTGCGGCGGAAATTCGCACGGAGCCGCGAACGGCGCTGCCGGCCAGACGGGCGGGGGGACGAACGCCCGCAGCGAAGACACCGCCAGCGCCAGCGGCAACGCCAAAAAACCGGTGCACATCACCTGGTGGCATTCGATGTCCGGCGCCGGGGAGAAAGCGATTAACGAGCTTGTATCCGATTTTAACGCCAGCCAATCCGACATCGAGGTAGAAGCGGTGTTCCAGGGGAAATACGACGAAAGCTTAAACAAGCTCAAAGCATCGCTCGGTTCAAACAGCGGGCCGGATTTGATCCAGGTGTACGAAATCGGCAGCAAATTCATGATCGACTCCAAGGCGATCACGCCGGTCCAGCAGTTCATCGACGCGGACGGATACGATTTGTCCCAACTGGAGCCGAACATCATCCGTTATTACACGATTGGCGGTAAGCTGAACGCGATGCCATTCAATACGTCCAACCCGATTCTCTACTACAACAAGGACGCTTTCAAAGCGGCGGGGCTCGATCCGGAAAATCCGCCGAAAACGTTCGAAGAATATGAAGCGGCGGCCAAGGCGCTCAGTAAAGACGGCAAGCCGGGCGCAGCGATCGCGATTTACGGTTGGTTTATGGAGCAGCTGTTCGCCAATCAGAACGCCGAGTACGTGAATAACGGCAACGGCCGGGAAGGAGCGGCCACCGAGTCGCTGCTCGCCTCCGAAGCCGGCGTGCAAACGCTGGAATGGTGGAAAAAGATGGTCGACGAAAAGGTTGTCGCCAATCTGGGCCGCAATACGGAGGACACGAACGCCGCCTTCGCCGCCGGCCAGGTCGCCATGACGCTGGATTCGACCGCTTCCCTGCGCAACATCGTGGAGATGGTCGGCGACAAATTCGAAGTGGGCACCGGTTTCCTGCCAAGACCGGCCAGCGCCAAGGAAGGCGGCGTGATCGTGGGCGGAGCCAGCTTGTACATCATGAATAACAAGCCAGAAGAACAGCAAAAAGCCGCCTGGGAGTTTATCAAATACGTGGCCTCGCCGGAAGCGCAAGCGAAATGGAGCGTGAACACGGGGTACTTCCCGATCACCAAAGCAGCCTACGACCAACAGGTGCTAAAGGACAACATGGCGAAATATCCGCAGTTCCAGACGGCCGTCGACCAGCTTCACGCATCGGCAGCGTCAACCGCGACTTCCGGCGCCGTGATGGGCGTATTCCCGGAGGCGCGCCAAATCGTGGAAGGCGCGATCGAAGAAGCGCTGAACGGGCAAAAAGCGCCGCAGCAGGCGCTGGAAGACGCCGCCAAGCAAATTACCGATAAGATCGGTCAATACAACGCGACTGTGAAATAA
- a CDS encoding alanyl-tRNA editing protein — protein MTKRLYFESAYLTEWQTRVSRTLQRADGDYVVLEESAFYPHGGGQPNDEGTIQGIPVLDVISENDEVLHKVERLPDDTAVNCTVNWERRFDHMQQHSGQHLLSAVCRELYGAMTVSFHLGADYCTIDVERPEFTPEQLAAIELAANRHIYLNHEIVSYFVTGEEAAKLPLVKRPKLTENIRVVEMKDVEYNGCGGTHVSSTGEIGMIKLLKAEKQKGNTRVYFKCGYRALAEFNENQRILGVLTGKLKTSREGLAERIEKWEQEQKQLQQELANVRAINDEYLARELLSRREGGIVAHVFADKPLKDVQSLAAKLTADLDADALVLLATMAGNKAVMAHNGEAAVSCGAFFKEHLPAFNGKGGGSDKQAQAGFESWEETQAFVEFAKRTLGS, from the coding sequence ATGACAAAAAGACTGTATTTCGAATCTGCTTATCTTACCGAATGGCAAACGCGCGTCAGCCGGACGCTGCAGCGCGCGGACGGGGATTATGTCGTCCTCGAGGAAAGCGCCTTTTACCCCCATGGGGGCGGGCAGCCGAACGATGAAGGAACGATCCAGGGGATCCCGGTGCTTGACGTGATCAGCGAAAATGACGAGGTGCTGCATAAAGTGGAGCGCTTGCCTGACGATACGGCCGTGAACTGTACGGTGAACTGGGAGCGCCGGTTTGACCACATGCAGCAGCACAGCGGCCAGCATCTGCTGTCCGCCGTCTGCCGCGAGCTTTACGGGGCGATGACGGTCAGCTTCCACCTGGGGGCCGACTACTGCACGATCGACGTGGAGCGCCCCGAGTTCACGCCGGAACAATTAGCCGCCATCGAGCTGGCCGCGAACCGCCATATTTATCTGAACCACGAGATCGTCAGCTATTTCGTGACCGGGGAGGAGGCGGCCAAGCTGCCTTTGGTGAAGCGTCCGAAGCTGACGGAGAACATCCGCGTCGTCGAGATGAAGGACGTGGAATACAACGGCTGCGGGGGAACGCATGTCTCCTCGACGGGCGAAATCGGAATGATCAAGCTGTTAAAGGCCGAAAAGCAGAAGGGCAACACCCGGGTCTACTTCAAATGCGGTTATCGGGCCTTGGCCGAATTCAACGAAAACCAGCGGATTTTGGGGGTGCTGACCGGCAAACTGAAAACGAGCCGGGAAGGGCTCGCCGAGCGGATCGAAAAATGGGAGCAGGAGCAAAAGCAGCTGCAGCAGGAATTGGCCAACGTGAGGGCCATTAATGACGAATACTTGGCGCGGGAACTGCTGTCGCGGCGGGAGGGCGGGATCGTGGCCCATGTTTTTGCGGACAAGCCTTTGAAGGATGTGCAAAGCCTGGCGGCAAAGCTGACGGCGGACTTAGACGCAGACGCGCTCGTGCTGCTTGCGACCATGGCCGGCAACAAAGCGGTGATGGCTCATAACGGGGAAGCGGCGGTTTCCTGCGGCGCTTTTTTCAAAGAGCATCTGCCGGCTTTTAACGGCAAGGGCGGCGGCAGCGATAAGCAGGCGCAGGCCGGGTTCGAATCTTGGGAGGAAACGCAAGCTTTCGTGGAATTCGCCAAACGGACCTTAGGTTCCTAA
- the shc gene encoding squalene--hopene cyclase yields the protein MGHVISGVGREIGRLTDELVRRQQPDGTWRYCFENGTAMDVSVIVLLRSLSAGSEELIRSLHDRILAAQQPEGCWRWFEDEREGNLSATVEAYYALLFSGYSRPEDEPIRRARNYIQAAGGIEMAGGLLTKALLAATGQRKWPVALSSIPLEILLLPPSFPVSFFDFSGYSRVHLVPLLIMADRDFSLKTPHTPDLSDLYGGGRGFDEEELSRENRDLLAHIQAGIGRLIGSPQRIHQAAVKKAEQYILERIEADGSLYTYASCTVLMVFALLALGYDRRDPLITHAVDGLAAMRCSAGGTGGEVTIQNSPSTVWDTALIAYALQEAGLSEDHAAIRKAAAYLRSRQHRKAGDWQIHNPGVAPGGWGFSDTNTIIPDVDDSTAALRAIHSLAGREPACLEAWNRGLNWVLSMQNDDGGWPAFEKNTNKEMLTWLAIDGAKAAAIDPSEADLTGRTLEFLGNFARLDARHEFIRRGADWLIRHQEADGSWYGRWGICYIYGTWAALTGLKAAGLASDHDAVAQGVSWLLSVRNPDGGWGESCRSDREERYVPLRASTPSQTAWALDALIAVHDRPTAEIDQGIARLIAMLHEDGWTASYPTGAGLPGYFYVHYHSYRYIWPLLALGHYRKKYGGD from the coding sequence ATGGGACATGTTATCAGCGGGGTCGGCCGGGAAATCGGCCGGTTGACGGATGAACTGGTCCGGCGGCAGCAGCCGGACGGGACCTGGCGGTATTGCTTCGAAAACGGAACGGCCATGGACGTGAGCGTGATCGTGCTGCTCCGCTCGCTAAGCGCGGGCAGCGAAGAGCTGATCCGTTCGCTGCACGACCGCATCCTCGCCGCGCAGCAGCCCGAGGGCTGCTGGCGATGGTTTGAAGACGAGCGGGAAGGGAACTTGTCCGCGACGGTGGAAGCGTACTACGCCTTGCTGTTCTCCGGGTACAGCCGGCCGGAGGACGAGCCGATCCGCCGGGCCAGAAATTACATTCAAGCCGCCGGAGGGATCGAGATGGCGGGCGGCCTGCTCACGAAAGCGCTGCTCGCCGCCACGGGACAGCGCAAATGGCCCGTGGCCCTGTCCTCCATTCCGCTGGAAATTCTGCTCCTGCCGCCGTCTTTTCCGGTCAGTTTTTTTGATTTTTCCGGATATTCGCGGGTTCATCTGGTTCCGCTGCTGATCATGGCCGACCGGGACTTCTCCCTGAAAACGCCGCATACTCCGGATTTAAGCGATCTGTATGGCGGCGGCCGCGGCTTTGACGAGGAGGAGCTTTCCCGGGAAAACCGCGATCTGCTCGCCCACATCCAAGCGGGGATCGGCCGGCTGATCGGCTCCCCGCAGCGTATCCACCAGGCCGCCGTCAAGAAGGCCGAACAATACATCCTGGAGCGGATCGAGGCGGACGGCAGCCTGTATACGTATGCCAGCTGCACGGTGCTGATGGTGTTCGCCCTGCTTGCCCTCGGGTACGACCGCCGGGACCCGCTCATCACGCATGCCGTCGACGGCTTGGCGGCGATGCGCTGCAGCGCGGGCGGTACAGGCGGCGAAGTCACGATCCAAAACTCCCCTTCCACCGTCTGGGATACCGCGCTGATCGCTTACGCCCTGCAGGAAGCCGGGCTAAGCGAGGATCACGCCGCGATCCGGAAAGCCGCCGCCTATCTTCGTTCCCGGCAGCACCGCAAAGCCGGGGACTGGCAAATTCACAATCCCGGCGTCGCCCCCGGGGGCTGGGGATTTTCCGACACCAACACGATCATTCCCGACGTCGATGATTCAACGGCCGCCCTGCGGGCGATCCACAGCCTGGCCGGACGGGAACCCGCCTGCCTCGAAGCGTGGAACCGCGGGCTCAACTGGGTGCTCTCCATGCAGAACGACGACGGCGGCTGGCCGGCCTTCGAAAAAAACACGAACAAGGAAATGCTCACCTGGCTCGCCATCGACGGGGCCAAAGCGGCGGCCATCGATCCTTCGGAAGCGGATCTTACCGGAAGGACGCTGGAGTTTTTGGGGAATTTCGCAAGGCTGGACGCCCGCCACGAGTTCATCCGCCGCGGCGCCGACTGGCTGATCCGCCATCAGGAAGCGGACGGATCATGGTACGGCCGCTGGGGAATCTGCTATATCTACGGGACGTGGGCCGCGCTTACGGGGCTGAAGGCCGCCGGCCTGGCTTCGGATCACGATGCCGTTGCCCAAGGCGTAAGCTGGCTGTTGAGCGTGCGCAATCCGGACGGCGGCTGGGGCGAATCCTGCCGCAGCGACCGTGAAGAGCGCTATGTGCCGCTTCGCGCCAGCACGCCTTCGCAAACGGCTTGGGCGCTGGACGCCCTGATCGCCGTGCACGACCGGCCCACGGCCGAGATCGACCAAGGAATCGCTAGGCTGATCGCGATGCTGCACGAGGACGGCTGGACCGCCTCTTATCCCACAGGCGCCGGCCTGCCCGGGTATTTTTACGTACACTACCACAGCTACCGTTATATCTGGCCGCTGCTGGCGCTGGGGCATTACCGGAAGAAGTATGGAGGAGATTAA
- a CDS encoding LysR substrate-binding domain-containing protein, with protein MNLHALRLFHAIASTGSVTRASELLNISQPAISAQIKKLEKELALPLLKAHGRGIALTDGGAKLYALSARLFAVEQQIERFLQDYREGETGHIRMAATYLPAHFLIPTWIAKFKQRYDQVEMTINTTNSSDALKQLLGVEVDLAFYGGLAEEYPETIRSEELFRDELWFVVAPDHRYAGRQVSLAEMVREPFVMRETGSSTRERFLALCRTFNAPAPRIALQFNGLNETVQAVIAGYGASFVSSLVVREQVERGRLSRVFVEGPEPQNIFSVCMRKNEPLSPAAEAFIRLVRENPYGRRLDLGT; from the coding sequence ATGAACCTGCACGCCTTGCGGCTATTTCACGCAATCGCATCCACGGGCAGCGTGACGCGCGCGTCGGAGCTGTTAAACATCAGCCAGCCGGCGATCTCCGCGCAGATCAAAAAATTAGAAAAAGAGCTGGCCCTCCCCCTGCTGAAAGCGCACGGAAGAGGGATCGCCCTCACGGACGGCGGCGCCAAGCTGTATGCGTTAAGCGCACGGCTGTTTGCCGTCGAGCAGCAAATCGAACGGTTTTTGCAGGATTATCGGGAGGGCGAGACCGGCCATATTCGGATGGCGGCCACGTATTTGCCCGCCCATTTTCTCATCCCGACCTGGATCGCCAAGTTCAAGCAGCGGTATGATCAGGTGGAAATGACGATCAATACGACGAATTCCAGCGATGCGCTGAAGCAGCTGCTGGGGGTGGAGGTGGATCTGGCGTTTTATGGCGGATTGGCCGAGGAATATCCGGAGACGATCCGTTCGGAGGAGTTGTTCCGGGACGAGCTGTGGTTCGTCGTCGCCCCGGATCACCGGTACGCGGGCCGGCAGGTCAGCCTGGCGGAAATGGTCAGGGAGCCTTTCGTCATGCGGGAGACGGGCAGTTCCACACGGGAGCGCTTTTTGGCCTTGTGCCGGACGTTTAACGCCCCCGCGCCGCGGATCGCCCTGCAGTTCAACGGGCTGAACGAAACCGTGCAAGCCGTGATCGCCGGGTACGGAGCCAGCTTTGTGTCGTCGCTGGTCGTCAGGGAGCAGGTGGAACGCGGCCGATTGTCCCGCGTGTTCGTGGAGGGACCTGAGCCGCAAAATATTTTTTCCGTCTGCATGCGCAAAAACGAGCCGTTGTCTCCGGCGGCGGAGGCTTTTATCCGGCTCGTTCGGGAAAATCCATACGGACGGAGGCTGGATTTAGGAACCTAA